The following coding sequences lie in one Thermomicrobium sp. 4228-Ro genomic window:
- the galE gene encoding UDP-glucose 4-epimerase GalE, which produces MSSFRVLVTGGAGYVGSFTVRALQEAGYEVIVYDNLQQGHRAAVCAPLVVGELVDREAVFACFRRWRFDAVVHLAAYTSVRESVENPKKYVVHNVGGSIVLLDACLAHDVPYVVFSSTSEVYGEARYLPLDEDHPTEPTNPYGATKLQVEQYLRWYDAAYGLRSISLRYFNAAGAALDGSMGEDHRPEEHLIPNAIRGALGLQPFRLTSAPVETPDGTTIRDYVHVLDLAEAHVRALEALRRGYPTDVINLGSGVGYSTRQIVELVQELTGVRFPIERGEPRPGEPPVKYASFAKAERVLGWRPRYGIEEIIASAVRWHTRFPTGYPD; this is translated from the coding sequence ATGTCGTCCTTCAGAGTCCTCGTAACGGGTGGAGCTGGGTACGTCGGCTCCTTCACCGTGCGGGCGCTTCAGGAGGCCGGGTACGAGGTCATCGTCTACGACAACCTCCAGCAAGGCCACCGCGCGGCCGTCTGCGCGCCGCTCGTCGTCGGCGAACTCGTCGACCGGGAAGCGGTGTTCGCCTGTTTCCGACGCTGGCGCTTCGATGCGGTGGTGCACCTGGCTGCCTACACCTCGGTGCGCGAGTCAGTGGAAAACCCCAAGAAGTACGTCGTCCACAACGTCGGTGGATCGATCGTCTTGCTCGATGCCTGCCTCGCTCATGACGTCCCATACGTCGTGTTTTCGTCGACTTCGGAAGTCTACGGCGAGGCGCGCTACTTGCCGCTGGACGAGGATCATCCGACCGAGCCGACGAACCCCTACGGTGCGACGAAGCTCCAGGTAGAGCAGTATCTGCGTTGGTACGATGCTGCGTATGGCCTGCGCTCGATCAGCTTGCGCTACTTCAATGCCGCTGGAGCTGCGCTCGATGGTTCGATGGGCGAAGACCACCGGCCGGAGGAACACCTGATCCCGAATGCGATCCGCGGTGCACTCGGCTTGCAGCCATTTCGCCTCACTTCCGCGCCAGTCGAGACACCCGACGGCACCACGATCCGCGACTACGTCCACGTCCTCGATCTCGCCGAAGCGCATGTCCGAGCGCTCGAGGCGCTCCGTCGGGGCTATCCGACGGACGTGATCAATCTCGGGAGCGGTGTCGGCTATTCCACGCGCCAGATCGTCGAGCTGGTGCAGGAGTTGACCGGTGTCCGCTTCCCGATCGAGCGGGGCGAGCCGCGTCCGGGGGAGCCCCCCGTCAAGTACGCGAGTTTCGCCAAGGCGGAACGGGTGCTCGGCTGGCGACCCCGTTACGGGATCGAGGAGATCATCGCCTCAGCGGTTCGCTGGCACACCCGCTTCCCCACCGGATATCCCGATTGA